aattagACAATTTCGCTCAATTGCTAGTATATGATTcgattattgataaaaataatgttaatatacATGTATTAAAGTTAATTGTcagaattattattaatattttacctaaatgaataataataataataataataattattattattattattattattattattattattatatggcAATTAGATGGCATACTAAAAATGAACCAAAATTCTTCAGTTTTGTATGTAAAGCTAACATTGACATTAGCATAATTATAAGGAGCAAAAGtggatttaatattttaattttaaaatgagcGTCTTATTAACACAGTGTACCTTGCAAATTAACTGAAATGTTGAGATTGAAaccttaaatttcaatttttataatttgaaaaaacaaatagggatcacaacacaataaataaataaattataagggTAATTTAATACTATACATTATTTAAAAGGAAGAGTTTGATTTTAACGTTGTACCTGCATTAATGTAGTGAATTAATTGAATTCTTTCGTTAAAATTCCaactttaaatttcaaatttgttatcattaaaaaaagaaaaagagacaaTAATACTTTTTACCTGTTAGATGAATATTACCTTATTTGTTGAGAACAAATTTTTATTAGGGTTATGTCATTTTCGAggcaaaataatatatttgtataaagTAATGGAATAAGGAATAATTTGATAGATATAAGAGATAAAGATGAATATTTAACTTGTCAAATTTGTGTCCAAAAACTAAATGGGCAACTctcaaaatctttttatttactttaatttataaaaaataattggtgAAATAAATTATGCACGTAAAACTAATTGAAGTTTTTTCCATCAAAGACTATATAAGGATAAGTTCCTCTTTTATGTATAGTATAAAGTTAGATACATATTAATTGACTTGATATGATCAAAAATTGAAAGATTCTTGAATTTTGAAGAGCTTAACTCTAGAATTGGATAATTGTGAGAGGAATTCGACCTTCTAGTATTATTAATAATGGCaagattagaaaaaagaaaaagggtaacaaattgaaatataagattttctttttttctctagaaaataatatttgaatagacTTTATGGGTTGACTTCTTATGAGATATTTGAATACACAATGTCATTATCATGATACCAACTAGTACTAAGGTTAAGAACAATGAAGGTGAAGGTAAAGTGAGTTGTGAAAGAGAATTATTGATGAGTAGCTTCATGTAACCAAAGCAACTCATAATCATAATCACTGCTACAACTTCTTCTGTAAACTTATAATACTTATTGTGAGCAACAAAGAGGCACTgcatctttctattttttttatatataaggaacaaaaatacaagatttaaaaagtatattttccGTCTTTTTTTTGTCTAACATAAACCacgttaaaaatatataagaagttGTGTCCCGACTTtcatttacaattaaaaaataaaataatcgtACTAGAATCATGTCTCTCATATAAGTacacttttataatttaaatttgtgcTTAGCATGActtattattgtaatattttttaaatttggttatTCTATTAATTTTGTGAAGAAATTACACTGCAATGATAAATTTTCTGATCTAGTTAGTGCTTCCTTATGAGATGTAATGAGATACAGGGGAAAGTTATTTATGCGTAAACAAAAACAGATTTTGGTATTATGCCAAAGTTAGAATATTTGTCCTTATGAtaccattaatatttttttctaaaataatataaattatttgtatgTACTATTGAAAGtagttaaaaaaacaaattacttaCAACTTGTTCTTTTCCAATATCAAGGTGTTTGTATTTATATGATATAATGTTGCATTTTATTTGTAGTAAAattgaataatgaaaaatatgacGTTGTTTGAGTAAAATAATGAGCATGCAACTTGAAATAGAGAAAGTAGAGATTAGCACTCACGAAAATTAAAAATCGATAATCATCGACATAGGAGTAGATACAAATAGTAGGAAGTAGTATCTAAGGAGAACTAGAGAGAATAGGGAGCGATACACCCTTGCTCTTCAATTCCTCTTCACTGCCAATACAACAATTTATAGAAGATAAAGCTTTCTTTGCAAAACgagggaaaaaaaaataaaggcaCCTTTTTCTTAACTAATAACAATTGGTTGCCCAAGAAATTTCTAGTAAATTCTTGGAGAAACCCTCCAACATAGAACTATAATGTCAGCTATGGCTGTGTGCACAAAGAAAGATCATGATTTTTCTCTGGCAACAATTATCAATCAAAGCCTCAAGAGATACCATACCACCATACTACTTACTACTTACtactcttcttctacctcctcCGTTCTCTGATGCACTTCATCTCCACCTTTTCCCGCTGTCTGAAGCTTCTtatgtttcttacttttcgCTTTCTTTGCCTTCATTCTGCGTTTCTTCTCATTGGCATCCACCCATTTGTAGTCCGCAGGTATGTTGAAAGGATCAACTTCATCTTTATATCTGTGACTATCAGAGTCACTGGACTGGCCCCCACGACTTCCTTTCATCCATGAAATCCACGAACTAGAGCCCTCTGATTCCTTCGATTTCGCATCATGGAAATGTGCTGGGCTGGACAGTGGAGTTGAAAACTCCTCCACAGGCTGAAGCTCTTCGAATTTCGTAAAAGTGACGAGGACCCGGATGGTAGGAACTATAGGAATAGCAACCTGAGTGACAGAGGTTATAATCATTAAAACCAGAAGCTTTTATGAAGAACAAGTATGGATGCTGAAAAATGTAATGACAGATAGTAACAGATTGGTAGAAATCACGCATAAATTACACCAACACTCAAACAATAATTGATTTCTTTGAAGTAGATCAGCTAAGTGTGATCATCTAACTCCCACTCAACTGAAATGTACTGTAACTATTCAACGATGAGAAAAGTCTAAGTGTGATGTGATAGGAGTAACAATAAATCTAGAAAAAAACCTCTTGCTCGTTTAGTTGTCCAGACAATAGCAGCAAATCTCGGCTTTGCCTTGAATAATTTTAGAATATGCTAGCATggtttaaaataacaattaacaGTACAGGTGTACCGTGGAAATGATATTCACTCAAAAAGACACCTATAATCTACTCGTGCGCAAATACCAGTACAAGAAACAGGAGAAAAGATAAACCCATGTCAGtcagaatgtcatcaaagttgTGAAACTTCAGATGCTCGTTAGGTACGTATGTGTATATATAGGCCAATGTCGGAAAAATCATAAGATTGTAGAACAATCTTGTACGTTTTGGAGGGTGCGGTTGTGATCAGAGCAAAATCACTTATCTTGCTCGTAACATtgagataataaattttatgtcaGTTTTTGCTAATGCAGCTAGGTTTAGGGGGTTGAGTTTCCCAACCCAGtttgcaaaacaaaaaaatatgacttcGGCATTATGAGTCTATGCCTTGGGTTCTGCtttcaaatgtttttattttgtcatcTGGTTATCTGGACTCTCTATTTTGGTGCTTCCAGTGCTTGTTACGACTTGCAGGTGAACTAATAGATATGAATAATGaacttttaatttaagttttcgAGTTTAGTAActatccatttttttatgatatttattatgCATAAATATATACTTAAGTATAATTTTGCATTTTCATTACATGATATGCAATTTAAGCTGACTCACTGCCAACAAAAACCAGCTACAGGAGATATGAGCATGCTGTCCTGCAAGAGTGCAGAGCAACCATGCATAACATATAAAGAACTAGTGGTTATGGTATTAGATTACCTTGACAGGAAAAGTTCCATGAGGAAGCTTAGTTGTCAAAAGTTCTCTGAGTCTTCTGATAGCCTTAACCTTATTTGCTAAGATGTCAAGTAGAGGCAGAAGCTCATCAGTTTTCAGAGGAAAATCTGGCGTCAACCACAACACAGGCCTTAAACCCTTTTTATACTCGCTCTCATTCTTCGACTCAGTGTTtgttcctttcttcttcttctttttattgattttatcttTTCCCTTCTTAAGGTCTCCACTATCCTCCTTCAGAGACTCAGATGCTAACTTTTGCTGATCAACAGATCTCTGATTGCTCCCTTCTGAGCCAAACTTGGAATTTTTCTTCACACTTTTGGAATCCTCGGGGTCATCACTGTTCTTCAAACTTTTCTTGTTCCAACCAAACCAGCTCTTCTTTTCTTTAACCGTGCCATTGGCTTCAGAATTCTCAAAGGAAGCTGCAGAACCATTTTCTTGACCGTCAAAGGCTCCATTTTCCTCATCCTCGTATGTACCATCAGAGTTTCCCATATGGAGTGCAGAATCTAATTGCATTCTTTCCTCAGCAGTCAGTACATCATCATATTCGTCATTGTTTTCCCCATTTATCATGCTTTCTCCATCCTCCACAGCAAAAAGCTCTTCATCAGTCATAGCACCAGGAACCCTCCTTGACTTCACACTAACCATCACATGAAGCATGTCATAAACTTTTGCCTTCCAACTCCCAATCATCTCAGTCTTCTCCTGCCGCCTCCAATTTAAATGGGGAACAAGCTCAGCCTGAGTAACGTCAATACCTGGTCTATACATATTTGTCTGAGACATCAAGGAAACTTCGTGAGCAACCTCAGACTCTGTTGGCTGTGTACCAGCTCCTTCTAAAGCATTTGTGATTTCCTTCTCCTTATGAGAAAGAGCAATCAAAGAACCAGGTGGCAGAGTTAAGTTGCCCTCCTCTGCGACATAGCCCTCTCCAAGGAACAAAAATGTCTGGTCCGATCGTTGGATACGCAAGCCATCAAAACCAGCAAGGGTCATATCAGCACGGAGATTAGACCCACGCTTCCAAATCCGGTAAGTGTCAGAAGGAGCTATTCGCCCAATGAAAGGAATGACAGAGCtctcaaaatgaaaacttatCTCCATATAAAAATCACGAATTCGGGACGCTGAAGCAACAATGCGGGGAAGCCTACGACACCATTTAGCCCAAGCCAAAGGTTGATAATGCCGTGCAATAATCATGGCAATAGCTTCCTCTCTAGTGCACACTGCTTCTTGGAGAGCACTCCAACCATGCTCATTCTGTAGACTCCAATCCGCACCAGCAGCCATCAGAATCTCAGCAGACACTGGATCCCGAAGTCGCACTGCAAGGTGAAGAGGGGTCTCCCTACCAGCAACATCACGGCGATCAATAACAGCAGAAACCTCATCCGAATGAAGCTCAGCTGCAAGGGATTCAGCTTCTGTGTTGACCTCTCCAGCCTTAGCCAGCCTGGGAAGGGCAGCAACAATGCGCCTCAGGGCAGCATGGTCGCGCCTGGCAACGGCCAAGTGAGCAGGACTATGTGCATATCTACTTAAATCTTCCATCGATTTCTCTCCCACCTCTCTCTTGTCCCTTCTCCCCGCTCCTAGGTTACTCTCATGAATGATTCCATTGCCTTCCATTATCCGTACACCCTGAGTTACGAAGCAGAAACAGCATACACTTCACACATACCTTGGCCTTGCCTCACACACCCAAATCAACAATTGACGCGGTGCCAATGACAAGGGAAAACCACAGAAATGGGTAATCCGAGTTTACTTTCTGCCCAATTCTAACCCTCTTTTCCCCTGCCACAATGAACCAACCTCCACTATCAAATTACAAGATATTACTTCACTTGCATTAACGATTTAGAAGCAATAACGACAAAAAGCAAGATATCGCGAACTGTTTTTGCTCCAAAATCCGATTTTGGTCCCGAGCACGAGTATGCAGTGAGCCGATCCAACCAATACTGCAAACAAAACGAGTCTGAGCCTAAACCACCGAACAAAGACACAAGCACGGAGTGCCAAGACTTACAATTAAACCAACTTAGCGTTTGCCCATTAAACAAAACGTTTCGAATTGTAACCActcccagaaaaaaaaaatgttgtaaaaCGTAAATTGAAATCAGAAACAGAACACAGAAAACAGCGAAAGACAAAAAAGAAGAGttaggaagaaaaagaagggtaTAAGATTGGCGCGTTGGAAAGAATTAAGAAAGAGAGTAAAGAAGAATCCAAGACCTGGGGAGAGCGAGAAGGCGAGAAGGCGAGGCGAAATTGAGTTGCGGGTGCGATCCGAGGAGTTGAGAGGGGATGTGTGGGATAGTTGCAGGAGCAGGGTGTGATGGTTAGGGTTCTTCAGAGAGGTTCAAATTCTCGCGAactgaaattgaaattgggagaatggagagagaaagagaaaggggAAGATCGGACGGTGGGAATGAAAGGGGAGAGATGAGATCGAAGGGTGAGGATGGATTGGCGAGGGAGGGACCATTAATGCTGACAAATGACAACACGAGACGACTCAAAAGGATAGAGGACGGAATCGGTCACGACTCGGTCCTCCACTCTGACTCGGAGGTCCCTCCCCAACATCCCGCGCTCTACTGTTCTCTGTCCGTCTCTCTTTACCCCTTCaccctttttttcatttttttttctataatcttACTTTTCTTTCTCCCATTTAACTCACCTGCCAcccatttaaatttaaatatacatacaaaataagaaaagtttaaatattcttttggtcatgtttttgacaaatttattcaatttttggtcttttttttacatgttttagtttttgatttgttaaattatgttcaatttgTCATTTTGGTTGATGTCACTTAAATTAATAATGACTGAGTGTCAAGGTGACACGGTTGACATGACATAGCATTATTCACATCATGACTAGTTgtgtttttttcaaataagttcttgttttagttaaatttgttcaatttaatctctgttttagttaaatttattcaatttagtctcgtCTTCCATTTCATGACCCTTCACCACTGTCACTactaccaccaccatcaccattaTCGCtgccaccaccactaccaccctacaaccactaccaccaccacaaccaaccCCTACAACCCCCACCACCACTCACCAACCGGAATAATATTTATCACTTCTTTTATAACACTTTTTGTTACAATAGTCCAAATGGGGTTATCTAACTTGCAAGGTTTTGAAACAATGGCCTATGATCGTCATTATATATGAATGTCATTTTCACCACCACGTCAAGGTTTTTAGACTATAATTGCAGTCACAACAACCGTATTTCTCCATAATTTTCTACAACAAGAATCGCAAAGAAAACACGCACCTATAGTGGAAAACCTCATTTACAAGTGTGGTTATGTCGGTAGTTGCAAAGTGGTTTTGATGATGGTGGTTGTGGGTttagtgtggtggtgatggtgattttagtgtggtggtggtggtggcatggtggtggtagtggtgataGTGGTGAAGGGTCATGAAATGAGatgtgagactaaattgaacaaatttaactaaaataaaaacttatttgaacaaaacaCCATCAACCATAACGTGAACAATGTCACGTCATGTCAACAATGTCAGCATGTACACTTTATTACTATCAATTTAAACGGtgtcaacaaaaaaaaacaaaattgaatataatttagtaaatcaggaaccaaattgaacgcGTAAAAaaaaggaaccaaattgaacgcataaaaaaatgatcaaattgaataaactgaagtaaaagaaataaccaaaatagtatttaaatcaataaaaaaataaatttaattcaggataatattttttaaattgtcttacatttttctaatttgtaCTCTTTTATTATCTATCAGCAAAGAAAATTAATGGTTTAAGTCCATGAAATATAACTATATTGTTAAAGGTATATTTCAAGTAGGTAATTTCAAATGTAAagaacatttataaaattaactagGTATATTTTACGATCAAACTTGACTAAAAATTAttcttatatgttattttttattattttgattgttTACGAGAATTCCATTTATTTCGATTGCATCATCTTCGtaacttaattatgttttatggaTATTATTTTGACATAAGAAAACTTAAAAGGAGAGTtcacatattattttaagttgatCGATAATAgcattaaaatgataataatagaaTTGTAAAATGATTCTTTTTAAAAGGTGAATTTTAAGTATAAATCAATCTTacaaacttaatttgtaaggTGGTTGcaccacttatatattataaactaatATTATCACTAGTCGATGTAGGACTTTCAACTCACTCTCTCACACCGAGACATATACATATTAAGTATGAGACTGATGGCGAAAGGAATGATAGACCCAACAAATGACATGACAAATTGTTATgataaactttaatttatgaCTCTtataccatgttaagaagtgaacttttaGCATAACTCAACCTTAAAAAAGTTTACACCCtcttatatactataaacttGCATAATCTCTAACCAATGTAGGACTCCAACATACTACGCTGAGGTATATATATCTCTACTGTGGGACTAGATATTAAAGATTATGATGAAATGAGAAAGAAATATATCGAAGATGTGAATGAATTTCATAGCAaaccaaaataattagaatatatatatataagcttaCTTAATTAActatgaataatttaataatctAAACAAGGACGAGTACTATGAAGGGTATCTACATACTCATCCTAATACCCAAGTACCAAAGTGAACAAGTCGGGAATTCTCCTGTTAATGCAAAATTCTCGTCAAAACGAAACGAGTTCGAGCAATAtccacaaaaacaaatttatttgtcatctttaACTATTACGACAATTACATATAATTATAGTAAGacatttattaacatttatGATAAAGATTT
This portion of the Vigna unguiculata cultivar IT97K-499-35 chromosome 6, ASM411807v1, whole genome shotgun sequence genome encodes:
- the LOC114187174 gene encoding uncharacterized protein LOC114187174 encodes the protein MEGNGIIHESNLGAGRRDKREVGEKSMEDLSRYAHSPAHLAVARRDHAALRRIVAALPRLAKAGEVNTEAESLAAELHSDEVSAVIDRRDVAGRETPLHLAVRLRDPVSAEILMAAGADWSLQNEHGWSALQEAVCTREEAIAMIIARHYQPLAWAKWCRRLPRIVASASRIRDFYMEISFHFESSVIPFIGRIAPSDTYRIWKRGSNLRADMTLAGFDGLRIQRSDQTFLFLGEGYVAEEGNLTLPPGSLIALSHKEKEITNALEGAGTQPTESEVAHEVSLMSQTNMYRPGIDVTQAELVPHLNWRRQEKTEMIGSWKAKVYDMLHVMVSVKSRRVPGAMTDEELFAVEDGESMINGENNDEYDDVLTAEERMQLDSALHMGNSDGTYEDEENGAFDGQENGSAASFENSEANGTVKEKKSWFGWNKKSLKNSDDPEDSKSVKKNSKFGSEGSNQRSVDQQKLASESLKEDSGDLKKGKDKINKKKKKKGTNTESKNESEYKKGLRPVLWLTPDFPLKTDELLPLLDILANKVKAIRRLRELLTTKLPHGTFPVKVAIPIVPTIRVLVTFTKFEELQPVEEFSTPLSSPAHFHDAKSKESEGSSSWISWMKGSRGGQSSDSDSHRYKDEVDPFNIPADYKWVDANEKKRRMKAKKAKSKKHKKLQTAGKGGDEVHQRTEEVEEE